From a region of the Tenggerimyces flavus genome:
- a CDS encoding carbohydrate ABC transporter permease — protein MAETLSMRRGRRRQPSPANVLKNTYLIIIIAIMLFPLYLMIVGSLKNLEQMLDDFFSPSLPLHLENYVKAFEYVSPYFVNTLVYAALSCVLTVGAAALGGYAFSALRFPMRRILFVLLFAKMFLPGVMSLVPSFVLASSLGLLNTPFVIALFCMGTSQPFWVFVMKTFVDQQPRELFDSMRMDGAGELRIFWSLVLPLLRPMIALMSLNVLLFVWNDFIWPLVTLTDPDKRTITVGIFKLSTAAGLDYGMMIAGYALAALPLLIAFFLSMRSFMSGLTAGAIKL, from the coding sequence ATGGCGGAGACCCTGAGCATGCGACGTGGCCGCCGCCGGCAACCGTCGCCGGCGAACGTGCTCAAGAACACATACCTGATCATCATCATCGCGATCATGCTGTTCCCGCTGTACTTGATGATCGTTGGATCGCTCAAGAACCTGGAGCAGATGCTCGACGACTTCTTCTCGCCGTCGTTGCCGTTGCATCTGGAGAACTACGTCAAGGCGTTCGAGTACGTCTCTCCGTACTTCGTCAACACGTTGGTCTACGCGGCGCTGAGCTGCGTGCTGACCGTTGGCGCGGCGGCGCTGGGCGGGTACGCGTTCAGTGCGCTGCGCTTCCCCATGCGGCGGATCCTGTTCGTGCTGTTGTTCGCCAAGATGTTCCTGCCCGGTGTGATGAGCCTCGTTCCTTCGTTCGTGCTGGCGTCGTCGCTCGGCCTGCTCAACACGCCGTTCGTCATCGCGCTGTTCTGCATGGGGACGTCGCAGCCGTTCTGGGTCTTCGTGATGAAGACGTTCGTCGACCAGCAGCCGCGGGAGCTGTTCGACTCGATGCGCATGGACGGCGCCGGCGAGCTGCGGATCTTCTGGAGTCTGGTGCTCCCGTTGCTGCGCCCGATGATCGCCCTGATGTCGTTGAACGTCCTGCTGTTCGTCTGGAACGACTTCATCTGGCCGCTGGTCACGCTCACCGACCCGGACAAGCGGACGATCACGGTCGGGATCTTCAAGCTGTCGACGGCGGCCGGGCTCGACTACGGCATGATGATCGCCGGCTACGCGCTCGCCGCGCTGCCGTTGCTGATCGCGTTCTTCCTCTCGATGCGCTCGTTCATGAGCGGGCTGACGGCAGGAGCGATCAAGCTGTGA